Proteins co-encoded in one Nicotiana sylvestris chromosome 7, ASM39365v2, whole genome shotgun sequence genomic window:
- the LOC104231231 gene encoding uncharacterized protein has product MLLQTTYQDKGTQTDESQETKDLFAILTTLSLHMDGMGKRLQQLEKSQPSQQHDYKDAELSRSEDSKLPELEGDVGKLQKTHSKVCLYTAAGTSKQVNKKPHTNVNLNNIFDKPITPKRPKETIVTTPQTSTYANSLHQNKKIYNQITQTYIENIYKIQTFLNLNSRATTTTDPTQDYITPKLQGYNRLIAQPKTRANLVKTCYNYGLLSMVYTYDGEEISGIPELYKAFITFKRITKRNLFFIKFYTAPAEILYDEIKPIIQVVKIGLTRDMIIPEEIEQQPEIPKIEIPGFYANKRIIGIATIIQELANNYLQENAIWRYYSRDQLMIYANSRELRQGDMDEVQKWILSLLKPEIQPTTRALKKGFISNELLTRYCKLVGHKYPDHICSKCNGEDNHVPEVQLE; this is encoded by the coding sequence atgttattgcagactacctatcaagacaaaggtacccaaactgaTGAAAGCCAAGAAACAAAAGATTTATTTGCAATTCTTACTACTCTATCTTTACATATGgatggtatgggaaaaagattacaacagctagagaaAAGCCAgccaagtcagcagcatgactataaagatgcggagctaagtcgatcggaagactcaaaacttccagagttagaaggagacgttgggaaactccaaaaaactcaTAGCAAAGTTtgtttatatacagctgcaggtacaagtaAACAAGTTAACAAGAAGCCACATACCAATGTCAATTTAAATAACATATTTGATAAACCAATTACTCCGAAAAGGCCAAAAGAAACAATAGTTACGACACCACAAACCTCAACCTATGCCAACAGcctacaccaaaataaaaaaatatacaaccAAATTACCCAGACCTACAttgaaaatatatacaaaattcaaACATTTCTAAACCTTAACTCCAGAGCAACTACTACAACAGATCCAACACAGGACTATATAACCCCAAAACTCCAAGGATATAATAGACTTATTGCACAGCCAAAAACTAGAGCCAAtttagtaaaaacatgttacaattACGGATTACTTAGCATGGTATATACCTATGATGGGGAAGAGATAagtggaataccagagctatataaagcatttattacatttaaaagaattacaaaaagaaacctattttttataaaattctatacagcaccagctgaGATACTATACGATGAAATAAAACCTATTATACAGGTTGTAAAAATAGGATtgacacgagatatgataataccagaaGAGATAGAACAACAACCAGAAATACCAAAAATCGAGATACCAGGTTTTTACGCCAACAAAAGAATAATTGgaatagcaactattattcaagagcTAGCCAACAATTATTTACAAGAAAATGCTATCTGGAGATACTACTCAAGAGATCAACTAATGATATATGCGAATTCAagagaactacgacaaggagatatggatgaagtccaaaaatggattttatcattattaaaaccaGAGATACAACCAACTACAAGAGCACTAAAGAAAGGATTTATTTCCAATGAATTATTGACAAGATACTGCAAATTAGTAGGACACAAATACCCAGATCATATATGTTCAAAATGCAACGGAGAAGATAATCATGTACCAGAAGTACAACTGGAATGA
- the LOC138873429 gene encoding uncharacterized protein codes for MPTGKLDKWQILLSEFDIVYITQNAVKGQALADHLAENPVGGEYEPLKTYFLDEEVSFVGEDITEAYDGWMMFIDGDANFKEVGIGVVLISKTGQHYPVSTKLRFPCTNNMVKYEACILGLNMAVDLNIQELLVIGDLDLLVHQVQGEWATKNFNILPYLYHVQELRKMFTTIEF; via the coding sequence atgccaactggGAAGTTAGATAAGTGGCAAatattgttgagtgagttcgatatcgtctacatAACTCAAAATGCagtcaaagggcaagcattggcagatcatcttgctgaaaatccagtgggaggagaatacgaacccttgaaaacgtattttcttgatgaagaagtgtcattcgtaggggaagacattactgaagcatacgacggttggatGATGTTCATTGATGGAGATGCAAATTTCAAAGAAGTGGGCATTGGAGTAGTTTTGAtatcaaaaaccggtcaacattatccagtatctactaaactcagatttccctgcaccaacaatatggtaaagtatgaagcctgcatactaggactcaatatGGCAGTCGACTTGAATATTCAGGAACTGCTGGTAATCGGGGAtttagatttgcttgtgcaccaggtacaaggagagtgggccaccaagaatttcaatatattgccatatctgtaccatgtgcaggaattgagaaagatgtTCACAACGATAGAGTTCTGA